The following coding sequences are from one Cervus canadensis isolate Bull #8, Minnesota chromosome 4, ASM1932006v1, whole genome shotgun sequence window:
- the STARD4 gene encoding stAR-related lipid transfer protein 4, protein MEALPDVAVLATRLKNTLIQYHNLEDEKWRVAKKTKDVTIWRKPSEEFNGYLFKAQGVIDDVVNSVIDHIRPGPCRLDWDSLMTSLDILEHFEENCCVMRYTTAGQLWNIISPREFVDFSYTVGYKEGLLSCGISLDWSEKRSEFVRGYNHPCGWFCVPLKESPSRSLLTGYIQTDLRGMIPQSAVDTAMASTLINFYGDLQRALKKA, encoded by the exons atggaAGCCCTGCCTGATGTGGCTGTTTTGGCGACTCGACTTAAAAACACTCTTATCCAGTACCACAACCTTGAAGATGAAAAGTGGCGAGTTGCTAAGAAGACg aaagatGTAACAATTTGGAGGAAACCTTCAGAAGAATTTAATGGATATCT TTTCAAAGCCCAAGGTGTGATAGACGATGTTGTCAACAGTGTAATAGACCACATACGCCCAGGCCCCTGTCGCTTGGATTGGGACAGCTTAATGACCTCTTTGGATATTTTGGAGCACTTTGAAGAG AATTGCTGTGTGATGCGTTACACAACTGCAGGTCAGCTTTGGAATATAATCTCCCCAAGAGAGTTTGTTGACTTCTCCTATACTGTGGGCTATAAAGAAGGGCTTTTATCCTGTG GGATAAGTCTTGACTGGAGTGAAAAGAGATCTGAATTTGTTCGTGGATATAACCATCCCTGTGGTTGGTTTTGTGTTCCTCTTAAAGAGAGTCCAAGCCGGAGTCTTTTGACAGGCTATATTCAGACGGATCTGCGTGGAATGATTCCCCAGTCTGCAGTAGATACAGCTATGGCAAGCACTTTAATCAACTTCTATGGTGATTTACAAAGAGCCCTAAAAAAGGCATAA